Proteins found in one Muntiacus reevesi chromosome 2, mMunRee1.1, whole genome shotgun sequence genomic segment:
- the SEPTIN12 gene encoding septin-12 — protein sequence MDPLRQSPSPSSSQASSPRTLSCEGLGYVGIEAVLDQLKIKAMKMGFEFNIMVVGQSGLGKSTMVNTLFKSKIWKSMMPGLRVPTPQTLQLHSVTHVIEENGVKLKLTVTDTPGFGDQINNDKCWDPILGYINEQYERYLQEEILITRQRRIPDTRVHCCIYFVPPTGHCLRPLDLEFLQRLCRAVNVVPVIARADSLTIEEREAFRHRIQDDLKTHSIEVYPQKCFDEDINDKILNSKIRERIPFAVVGADREHMVNGRCVLGRKTKWGIIEVENMAHCEFPLLRDLLIRSHLQDLKDITHNVHYENYRIVRLKESHALPRGPGWVNLAPAPPTAPGPAPTGTRASPGPAKVCRWAEDNSDEDF from the exons ATGGACCCCTTGAGGCAGTCCCCCTCGCCCAGTTCATCACAGGCCTCCAGCCCGAGGACCCTCTCCTGCGAGGGACTTGGTTACGTGGGCATCGAGGCTGTGCTGGACCAACTCAAGATCAAGGCCATGAAGATGGGGTTTGAGTTCAACATCATGGTGGTGG GACAGAGCGGGCTGGGCAAGTCCACCATGGTGAACACGCTCTTCAAGTCCAAGATATGGAAGTCCATGATGCCGGGTCTGAGGGTGCCCACGCCCCAGACGCTGCAGCTGCATTCCGTGACTCACG TCATCGAGGAGAATGGCGTGAAGCTTAAGCTGACCGTGACCGACACACCGGGCTTTGGAGACCAAATCAACAACGACAAGTG CTGGGACCCCATCCTGGGCTACATCAATGAGCAGTACGAGCGGTACCTGCAAGAGGAGATCCTCATCACCCGCCAACGACGCATCCCCGACACGCGAGTGCACTGCTGCATATACTTCGTGCCGCCCACCGGGCACTG CCTGAGGCCCCTGGATCTTGAGTTCCTGCAGCGGCTCTGCCGGGCTGTGAACGTGGTGCCCGTGATAGCCCGGGCCGACAGCCTGACCATTGAGGAGCGAGAGGCCTTCAGGCACAGG ATCCAGGATGACCTGAAGACTCACAGCATCGAGGTGTACCCTCAGAAGTGCTTTGACGAAGACATCAATGACAAGATCCTCAACAGCAAGATCCGG GAGCGGATCCCCTTCGCTGTGGTCGGGGCCGACCGAGAGCACATGGTGAACGGGAGGTGTGTCCTGGGCCGGAAGACGAAGTGGGGCATCATTGAAG TGGAGAACATGGCCCACTGTGAGTTCCCCCTCCTGAGAGACCTGCTCATCCG CTCCCACCTCCAAGACCTGAAGGACATCACCCACAACGTCCACTATGAGAACTACCGCATCGTCAGACTGAAAGAAAGCCACGCGCTGCCCCGGGGGCCCGGCTGGGTGAACctggcccccgccccgcccaccgcccccggcccggcccccaCGGGCACCCGGGCCAGCCCCGGGCCCGCAAAGGTGTGCCGGTGGGCCGAGGACAACTCAGACGAGGACTTCTAA